Below is a window of bacterium DNA.
GTCCACCTCGGCGCCGACCGAAGCGTAGGCGAAATTCTCCGCGGCGATGACCTCGCCGACGATGCGCACGGCAGCGATGCCGTCGACGTAGGTGTCGTGATCGACGTCCGAGGGATCCCAGGGCGTGTTGCCGGGCTGGTTGGTGCCGTCGTAGAGGCGGCGCGGATAGTCGAAGCCGACCGCCTCGTTGACGAGGACCTTGCCGACTTCATCGCCGGCGTAGTCCACCGGCATGCTCTCGTCGCTGTAGTCGGCGAGCAAGGCCTCCCAGCGCAGCGTGCCGAAGCGAATCCACGCGTAGGGCAGGCCCTCGCCGAAGGCGAAGCTGCTGTCGGTGGCGCCCCCTTCGCCGACGACATCGTAGCCGCCGCTGGTCGCATCGAGGTACACGGTCAGCTCGTGCCGGAGCTGGCCGCCGAGATCCGCCCGCCCGGTCGTGCGCCCCAGGAGGGCGAGGTCGCCCCCGGCGCCGCCCGCGCTGCACTCCCAGCGGGTGTTGCCCGACGGCAGGCGGGGATCGAAGTAGTCGAGCGTGGTGTCGGGGCTGAAGACCCCCTCCTCCTTGCGGACGAAGTTCCACCACTCGCCGGCGGCGAGGGGCAGGAAGTTCGCGCTGAGGGGCGCGAGCCCCGTGCCGCCCGCGCCCGTGGGCCCCTTCGACTCGTCGTCGGAGCAGGCGCCGAGCGCCAGGAGCAGCGCGAACAGGACGAAAGCCCCCGTCAGACCGGGGCGCCGCCAGAGGAGACTCGGCCGCATCGCCATCCACCTCGTTGCCGGGCGCGCAAACGCGCGCCGTACCATCGTTTTCGGAGCCGTGGGGACCCAAGCAGTCTATTGCCCGTCCGCGCTCCGAGCAAGGGGGATTTTCACCACTTGCGGGCGCGCCCGCCTTGCGCTAGGCATTCGGGATCCACCCCAGCCGGAGCCGCGCCATGGTCCAGCCGCCTGCCGCCCCCGCCCGCCGCCTCGCGCTCAGCCTCGCCCTGCTCGGCGCCCTCGCCGCCCGCCCCTCGGCGGCCCAGCCGCTCGCCGCCGACACGCTTCGTCTGCGCGCCACCCTCGACGAACTCTGCGCGCCCGCCTGCGCCGGTCGCCGCAGCGGCAGCCCGGGCATCGAGGCCGCGCGCCGCGCGCTGACGGCGCGCCTGGTCGCGCTCGGCCTGGAGCCGCTGCCGGGAGCCGAGACCTACGCGGCCCCCTTCGCCGTCCAGGGCCTGGCGCTGGACAGCCTGCGCGGCCGCCTGCTCGATCCGGAAGGCAAGGTGACGCCGCTTCAGCTCAGCCCCTCCGCACCTGGCGCCCCCCTCGGCGCTGTCCGGCTCGCGCCCTGGCCCGCCGGCGGGCCGCTCCCGCTCACCGCGCGCGGCGCCCTCGTCGTGCGCCAGGGTCCGGCCGCCTCGGCCGGCGCCGAGAGCTTCTCACCAAACGCCCTCCTGGAAGAGGTGCGGGCCGCGGGCGCCCTCGGCCTGCTGCTCGTGCCGCACCCGGCCGATTCCGCCGGCATCCTGGCCCGGCATCGGGCGCGCAGCCAGGGCCGCGACCCGCGGGTCTACGCCCTCGCGGGCGAAGCGCCGGCGCCCCTGCTCGCCTTCGCCGACGGTCCGGCCGCGCCCGGCGTCTTCGCCGGCGCGACCGCCCAGCCGATCGGCTGGCGGCTCGCGCTGCCCGGCGGGCAGGCTCTCGCTCACCGGGGCGTCACTCCCCCCGGGCGCCTGCGCGCCTCGGCGGCGCCGGCGGAGACGGCGCCCGTCGTGCTGCTCTGCGCCCACCACGACCATCTCGGCGAGGGTCCCGAGGGCGTCTTCCCGGGCGCCGACGACAACGCGAGCGGGGTGGCCGTCCTCCTCGAAGTCGCGCGCCTGCTCGCCGGCCGGCCCCTGGCGGCCGAGGTCCGCTTCCTATTCACCGATGCCGAGGAGCTCGGCATGCTCGGCGCCAAGGCCTACCTCGCGCGCTGGGACCCGCCCGCGCTCGCGATCAATCTCGACTCCGTGGGCCGCGCCGGCGCGATGAGCTACCGTCAGCTCCGCGATCCGGCCGCCGCCAACCCACGCCTGATGATCCACTGGACCTCGGCGTCCGGCGACAGTGCCCTGGACGCAGCCCTGGCCGCCCGGGGCTTCCAGGTGCAGCGGGGCGAGGGCCCAATGTTCGCCCTCGGTGGCGATCACCGCGCCTTCGTGGAGGCCGGCGTCCCGGCGCACTTCCTCTTCGGCGGCTTCCACGCCGACTACAACACGGTGCACGATCGCCCCGAGCGGATCCTCGTCGGACGCCTGGCCTCCCTCGCCGAGGCTCTGGCCGACTTCGTCGCTGCGGGACCGGCGGCCCCCGCGCCGCGCTAGGGTTGCTCGCCTGCCAGCCAGCGGAGGAACTCGGCCGGCAGCGCCGGCCGCGCCGCGAGGAGCCACGCGCCGCGGCTGCGGCAGTCGAGCCGCTCCAAGCGCCGGGCCGGGCCCGGCTGCGCTGCCGCGAGGGCTCGCGCCGCGGCGAGGGACTCGGCGTCCTGGTCGCAGACCGCGAGCAGGACGGGCTGCGGCGCGCGGGCGGCCTGGGAGTCGAGATCGGCCGGCGCCAGGGGCGACAGCAGCAGGGCGCCCGCGAAGCGGCCGCCCCGGGGCCCCGCGAGCAGCTCGAGCGCCAGCGCCGTTGCTTCGCCCTCGGCGGCCAGCAGCCAGGGGCGGCCGGCCAGACCCGGCTGCTGATCGACGAAGGCGAAGAGGGCCTCGAGATCGCGAGCGAGGAGGGCGCGGGCGGGCCCATCCCAGCGCGGGGCTGGCGGCACGGGCCCGGCAACGCTGACCCGACTCTGGCCTTCGCCCCGGAGGTCGGGCAGGAGGACCTCGACGCCGAGGGCCTGGAAGGTCCCGCCGAGGCTCGCCAGGGAGCCACCCGCGACGCCGCGATCGTGCAGGAGCAGGGCGATGGGCCGCGGCTGCGCGCCGGAGGGCGTGCGCAGGTAGCCGCCGACGAGGGCGAGCGAGTCGGCGGTCCAGATCTGGAAGCGCACCAGGTCCTGCGCGCGGAGGGACCCGCGGCCGGACGGTTCGGCCAGGAGCGCCGCGGCAACCGCGGCGGCGGTCCACCGCCGGCGTGCGACCCTCATCGCTGGTAGAGGTAGGCTTCCCAGCTCTGGTGCATCGCGTCGCCGAGGAAGCGCCGGAAGAGCAGGGGCGGCAGCCAGCGCGGCTCGCGCGGCGCCGCGAGCAGGCGCATCCCGGCCTCGGCCGGCAGGCGGTTGCCCTTGCGGTGGTTGCAGCTCACGCAGCAGGTCACGCAGTTCTCCCAGCTCGTCGCGCCGCCCCGGGGGAACTCCGGCGTCTGGCGGCTGCGCGGAACGACGTGGTCGATCGTGAAGGGCCCCGCCGTGCCACCGCAGTACTGGCAGCTGCAGCGGTCCCGCGCGTAGAGGTTGCGCCGGTTGAGCTGCACGCGCACCACCTTGTAGACCCGGTGCGCGATGGCGATGAAGAGGCGGATGATGCGCGGCAGGCGCCACTCGGCCGCCGCCGAGCGCACGACGAGGGCGGACTCCTCCACCGCCACCGCCCGCCCGCTCACCAGGAGCACCAGGGCGCGCCGCGCGCTGACGATGTTCACGGGCTGATAGCCGGCGTCCAGAACGAGGACGTGCTGGCGGAGTGTGGCTCTGTTCACGCTGATCTCACTTCGACGCTGGCCGGCCGTCCTCCCGCCGGCGCGACCTCGCAAAAGCTTGTCGAAGCGCCGCAGGCGCCGTCAAGAGAATTCCCCGGACTCCGTCGCCGCCGGCGGCAACTCGGGGAAGCCCGCCTCGCCCTCGCCGAGGCGGGCGAGCGCGGCCCGGGCCGCGTCCTGCTCCGCGTCCTTCTTGCTGCGGCCACTGCCCCGGCCCACGACCTGCCCCTGCACGAGCACCTCCACCTCGAAGTCCTTGGAATGGTCCGGCCCCCAGGTCGCTTCGACGCGGTAGCGCGGCGGCAGCTTGTAGACCGACTGCACGCGCTCCTGGAGCAGGGACTTGAAGTTGCGGTGGCTGTCGTCGGCCAGGAACTCCTCCTTGCGGGCGAGCACGCGGGAGGCAACCAGCTTGCGGGCCGGGAGCAGGCCGCCGTCCAGGTAGACCGCGCCGAGGACGGCCTCGAAGGCGTCGGCGAGAATCGAGTCGCGCGTGCGGCCGCCCGTCTCCTCCTCGTTGGCGCTCAGGCGCAGCACGGCGCCCAGGCCGAGGTCGCCGGCGACGCTGGCCAGCACCACGCGGCTCGCGAGCAGGCTCTTGAGCTTGGTCAGGGTGCCCTCGTTCTCCTCCGGGAATTCGGCGACGAGGGCGACGTTGATCGCCAGTCCGAGCACCGCGTCACCGAGGAACTCCAGGCGCTCGTTGCTCGCCTCGCGCTCCATCCCCTCCTGGAAGGCCCAGGAGCGGTGGGTGAGGGCGAGCAGCAGCAGCGCGGGATCCTTGAAGCGGTAGCCGAGGCGCTCCTGGAAGGCGGCGAGGGGCGCGCGATCGGCCTCCTCGAGCGTGGGCGGGAGCTTCCCCGGGAAGAGCTTGCGGAACCAGGCGCGAATGGCGGGCCTTCCTTGCCGTTCCGGCCGGCGGGAACCGGGCGCCCCTAGCGCTCGCCGGGCGCCCGCCCCAGCAGGAGCACGATGTTGTGGCCGCCGAAGCCGAGCGAGGTGCTGATCGCCGTCTCCACCGCCTGCTTGACGGCGCGGTTGGGCGTGTAGTCGAGGTCGCAGTCGGGATCGGGGTGCTCGTAGTTGACGGTCGGCGGAATCTCGCCGCGCTCCAGCGCGAGGACCGTGATCCCCGCCTCGAGCCCGCCGGCCGCGCCGAGCAGGTGGCCCGTCATCGATTTCGTGCTGCTGATCTTGAGCCGCTCGGCGTGGGCGCCGAACGCCGTCCTGATCGCCAGCGTCTCGATGCGGTCGTTGTAGGGCGTGCTCGTCCCGTGCGCGTTGACGTAGCCGACGCTCGCCCCCGGCAGGCCGGCCTCGGCGAGCGCCAGGCGCATCGCCTGCGTCGCGCCGCGGCCCTCGGGGTCGGGCGCCGTGATGTGGTGCGCGTCCGCCGTGAGCCCGGCGCCGAGCAGCTCGGCGAAGATGCGCACGCCGCGCGCCTTGGCGTGCGCGTAGTCCTCGAGCACGAGGACGCCCGCGCCCTCGCCCATCACGAAGCCGTCGCGCTCGGCGTCGAAGGGGCGGCAGGCCTTCCCGGGCTCCTCGTTGCGCGTCGAGAGGGCCTTCATGTTGCCGAAGCCGGCCAGGGCCATCGGCGAGATCGTCGCCTCGGCGCCGCCGGCCAGCATCAGGTCCGCACGGCCCGCGCGGATCTGCAGCGCCGCGTCGGCGATCGCGTGCGCGCCCGTCGCGCAGGCGCTGACGACGCCGAAGTTGGGCCCCCGCAGGCCGTAGCGCATCGAGACGAGACCGGTGGCGATGTCGCCGATCATCATCGGGATGAAGAAGGGGCTCACGCGGCGCGGGCCCTTCGCGATGAGGGTGCTGTGCTCCTCCTCGAAGGTGAGCATGCCGCCGATGCCAGAGCCGATGATGACGCCCATGCGCTCGCCGGCCGGTGGCTCGGCGAGCAGCCCGGCCTGGGCCATCGCCTCCTCGGCGGCCACGAGCGCGAACTGCGCGTAGCGGTCGGTCTTCTTGCGCTCCTTGGGCTCGACGATCTCGCCGGGGTCGAAGTCCTTGACTTCGGCGCCCAGGCGGGACGCGTAGCCCTCGGTGTCGAAGGCCGTGATCCGTCCGATGCCCGAACGGCCGGCCAGCAGCCCCTGCCAGGTGGCCTCGCGGTCCTTGCCGACCGGGCTGATCAGGCCCAGGCCCGTGATGACGACGCGGCGGTCCATGCGACATCCCCTCCGGTCCGCGGCTTCCCGCCGCTCGGGCGGCGGGCGGCGGCGGGACTAGGCCTCGGGCAGGGCGGCCGTGAGATAGTCGATCACCGCCTGCACGTTCGTCAGCTTCTCGGCGTCCTCGTCGGAGATCTCCATGCCGAATTCCTCCTCGAAGGCCATCACCAGCTCGACGGTGTCGAGGGAATCGGCGCCCAGGTCCTCGATGAAGGAGGCGCTCGGCGTGATCTGCTCCGGATTGACGCCCAGTTCCTTCTCGATGATCTGGTGGACGCGCTCTGCGATCGAAGCCATGGGACGAACCTCCTCGGGTCCGCGGGGAGCCTCCGCCCCCCGTCTGGAATTGCCAACTGCTTAGGGGATCGCCATCCCCCTGTCAAATGCAAAACCTCACATCGCCATGCCGCCGTTGACGGCGATGACCTGCCCCGTGATGTAGCGCCCGCCGGGGCCGAGCAGGAAGAGCACGGCAGCGGCCACGTCCTCCGGTTCGCCCAGACTGGCGAGCGGAATCCCGGCGAGGAGCTGCTTCTGCACCTCTGCGCTGAGCGTCGCCGTCATGTCCGTGCGGATGAAGCCCGGCGCCACCGCGTTCACGGTCACCCCGCGCGGCGCCAGCTCCTTGGCCAGGCTCTTCGTCAGCCCGATCAGGCCGGCCTTGCTCGCCGCGTAGTTGGCCTGGCCCGCATTGCCGATCTGGCCGACCACGCTCGTGATGTTGACGATGCGCCCGCCTCGCTTCAGGAAGGGCCGCGCCAGCGCCCGCGCGAAGTGGAAGGCGCCGCCGAGATTGACGGCCAGCACGCGCTCCCACTCCGCGGCCTTCATCCGCGCGAGCAGGTTGTCCTGGGTGAGGCCGGCGTTGTTGACGAGGAAGTCGACCTCGCCCATCTCCTCGCGGATGCGCGCGACGAGCGCGGCCACCGCCTCGCCGTCGCCGATGTCGCCGCCGTAGCCGCCGAGGTCGGGCCCGCCGCCGAGCTCGGCGGCCGCTGCCCGGCCGCGTTCCTCGCTGCTGGCGACGAGCGCGACGCGACAGCCCTCGCCGCGCAGGGCGACGACGATGGCCCGGCCGATGCCGCGCGAACCCCCGGTCACGAGGGCGAGCTTGCCCGCAATGCCGCTGTCCATGCCCCCTCCTCGACCTAGGCCGCGCCGGCGCTCGCGCCGGCCAGCCAGGCGTCCAGCGCGGCCTTGTCGCCCAGCGCCGTCACGCGCGTCTCGCGGTCGATCTTGCGCATGAGGCCCATGAGCACCTTGCCCGGACCGATCTCCAGGGGATCCGCGCCGTCGAGCCGGCGCAGCGCCAGCATGGAGTCCGACCAGAGCACGGGACGTGTCAGCTGCTCGCTGAGCAGAGCGCGCAGGCGCTCGCCGCGGGTCTCCGGCTGGGCCGTGACGTTGGGGATCACTGGCGACTGCGCATCCGCGAAGGGTGTCGCGCGCAGGGCCTCGCCGAGCGCCGCTGCCGCCGGCGCCATCAGGGCGGAGTGAAAGGCGCCGCTCACCGTGAGCGGGACCACCTTCTGCGCCCCCGCCGCACTGCAGGCCGCCATGCCGCGCTCGACCGCGGCGACGGCGCCGCTGATCACGAGCTGGTCCGGGCTGTTCAGGTTGGCGAGCGCGAGCACTTCGCCCGCGGCCGCCTCGGCGCAGCAGCGCGCGACCGCCTCGCGCGTGAGGCCGAGCACGGCGGCCATCGTGCCGGGCACGGCCTCGCCGCTGGCGAACATCAAGCGCCCGCGCAGGGCGACCAGGCGCAGGGCGTCCAGGGGCGCCAGCACGCCGGCCGCGACGAGGGCGCTGTACTCGCCCAGGCTGTGGCCTGCCACCACCGAGGGCGCGAGGCCGCGGCGGGCGAGATAGGCGTGGCAGGCGAGACTGACCATCAGGATGGCCGGCTGCGCGTGGCGCGTCTCGGTGAGGCGCTCCAGCGGCCCCGCGAAACAGAGGTCGCGCAGGGGCAGGCCCGTCACGCCCTCGGCCTCGGCGAAGAAGCGGGCGCTCTCGGGGTCCTCGTCGTTCAGCTCCCGGCCCATGCCCACGAACTGCGAGGCCTGCCCGGGGAACAGGAGCGGTCTGCGCACGGTGCCCTCCCTCACAGCTTCATCAGCGTGGCGCCCCAGGTGAGGCCGCCGCCGAAGGTCGCCATCAGCACGTAGTCCCCGGGACCGATGCGGCCTGACCGCCGCGCCTCGTCCAACGCGATCGGGATCGAGGCCGCGCTCGTGTTGCCGTACTCCGCGATGTTGACGTAGACCCGCTCGGCGGGGATCGCCAGCCGCTCGCCGATCGCGTCGATGATGCGCATGTTCGCCTGGTGCGGGATGAAGAGCGCGAGGTCCGCCGCGCTCAGACCGGCGGCCGCGAGGGTCTGCTGCGCGGCGGCGGCCATGTTGCGCACGGCGTGCTTGAAGACCTCGTTGCCCTTCATCTGGATCTTGTTCGTCCGCGCCGCGATGATCGCCGGCGTCGGCGGCTCCGCGCTGCCGCCCTGGGGAGCGTTCAGGAGCTCGGCGAGGCGACCGTCGCTCCGGCTGACGCTGGCGAGGATGCCGCGGCCGTCGACCGGCCGTGCTTCGAGGAGGACGGCGCCGGCCCCGTCGCCGAAGAGCACGCAGGTCGCGCGGTCCTGCCAGTTGGTGAGGCGGCTGAGCAGCTCCGAACCGACGACCAGCGCCCGCCTGCCGCGGCCCGTCTCGAGCAGGGCGGCGGCCTGCTCGAGCCCGAAGAGGAAGCCGCTGCAGGCGGCGGAGAGGTCCCAGGCCGCCGCGTTGTGGGCCCCGATCTTCGCCTGCACGAGGCAGGCCGTGCTCGGAAAGATGAGATCGCCCGTCACCGTGCCGACGAAGACGTAATCCACCGTCTCGGCCGGGCAGCCGGCGTCCGCGAGGGCGCGCTCGCAGGCGAGGGCGGCGAAGTCGCTGTTGCGTTCGTGATCGGCCGCGATGTGGCGCGTCTTGATGCCGGTGCGCGTGGTGATCCACTCGTCGCTGGTCTCGACCAGGCGGCTCAGCTCCTCGTTACCGAGGACGCGTTCAGGCACCGCGCTGCCGGTGCCGACGAGTTGCGCGCTGAGTCTAGGCGCCAAGGCTCTCCCCCTGGAGCTTGCCCAGCAGCCCCTGCGTGCGCTCGGCGGTGTGCAGTTCCTGGAAACGCAGCGCCGTGCGCAGGGCGTTCATGATCGCCAGCTCGTTGCTCTTGCCGTGGCTGATGATGACCGTGCCGGCCACGCCCATCAGGGGCGCGCCGCCGTGCTCGGCGTAGTCGAGGTCCTTGCGGATGCGCCGCTCGCCCTCGCGCAGGCCGC
It encodes the following:
- a CDS encoding Zn-dependent exopeptidase M28 — its product is MPHPADSAGILARHRARSQGRDPRVYALAGEAPAPLLAFADGPAAPGVFAGATAQPIGWRLALPGGQALAHRGVTPPGRLRASAAPAETAPVVLLCAHHDHLGEGPEGVFPGADDNASGVAVLLEVARLLAGRPLAAEVRFLFTDAEELGMLGAKAYLARWDPPALAINLDSVGRAGAMSYRQLRDPAAANPRLMIHWTSASGDSALDAALAARGFQVQRGEGPMFALGGDHRAFVEAGVPAHFLFGGFHADYNTVHDRPERILVGRLASLAEALADFVAAGPAAPAPR
- a CDS encoding HNH endonuclease, with translation MRRFDKLLRGRAGGRTAGQRRSEISVNRATLRQHVLVLDAGYQPVNIVSARRALVLLVSGRAVAVEESALVVRSAAAEWRLPRIIRLFIAIAHRVYKVVRVQLNRRNLYARDRCSCQYCGGTAGPFTIDHVVPRSRQTPEFPRGGATSWENCVTCCVSCNHRKGNRLPAEAGMRLLAAPREPRWLPPLLFRRFLGDAMHQSWEAYLYQR
- the rnc gene encoding ribonuclease III, whose protein sequence is MRPRLHAQPRRQAGGGDGDQHLARLRRPQHRAPAGAGARRALGAPGSRRPERQGRPAIRAWFRKLFPGKLPPTLEEADRAPLAAFQERLGYRFKDPALLLLALTHRSWAFQEGMEREASNERLEFLGDAVLGLAINVALVAEFPEENEGTLTKLKSLLASRVVLASVAGDLGLGAVLRLSANEEETGGRTRDSILADAFEAVLGAVYLDGGLLPARKLVASRVLARKEEFLADDSHRNFKSLLQERVQSVYKLPPRYRVEATWGPDHSKDFEVEVLVQGQVVGRGSGRSKKDAEQDAARAALARLGEGEAGFPELPPAATESGEFS
- the fabF gene encoding beta-ketoacyl-ACP synthase II, with amino-acid sequence MDRRVVITGLGLISPVGKDREATWQGLLAGRSGIGRITAFDTEGYASRLGAEVKDFDPGEIVEPKERKKTDRYAQFALVAAEEAMAQAGLLAEPPAGERMGVIIGSGIGGMLTFEEEHSTLIAKGPRRVSPFFIPMMIGDIATGLVSMRYGLRGPNFGVVSACATGAHAIADAALQIRAGRADLMLAGGAEATISPMALAGFGNMKALSTRNEEPGKACRPFDAERDGFVMGEGAGVLVLEDYAHAKARGVRIFAELLGAGLTADAHHITAPDPEGRGATQAMRLALAEAGLPGASVGYVNAHGTSTPYNDRIETLAIRTAFGAHAERLKISSTKSMTGHLLGAAGGLEAGITVLALERGEIPPTVNYEHPDPDCDLDYTPNRAVKQAVETAISTSLGFGGHNIVLLLGRAPGER
- the acpP gene encoding acyl carrier protein; this translates as MASIAERVHQIIEKELGVNPEQITPSASFIEDLGADSLDTVELVMAFEEEFGMEISDEDAEKLTNVQAVIDYLTAALPEA
- a CDS encoding SDR family oxidoreductase, which gives rise to MDSGIAGKLALVTGGSRGIGRAIVVALRGEGCRVALVASSEERGRAAAAELGGGPDLGGYGGDIGDGEAVAALVARIREEMGEVDFLVNNAGLTQDNLLARMKAAEWERVLAVNLGGAFHFARALARPFLKRGGRIVNITSVVGQIGNAGQANYAASKAGLIGLTKSLAKELAPRGVTVNAVAPGFIRTDMTATLSAEVQKQLLAGIPLASLGEPEDVAAAVLFLLGPGGRYITGQVIAVNGGMAM
- the fabD gene encoding ACP S-malonyltransferase — encoded protein: MRRPLLFPGQASQFVGMGRELNDEDPESARFFAEAEGVTGLPLRDLCFAGPLERLTETRHAQPAILMVSLACHAYLARRGLAPSVVAGHSLGEYSALVAAGVLAPLDALRLVALRGRLMFASGEAVPGTMAAVLGLTREAVARCCAEAAAGEVLALANLNSPDQLVISGAVAAVERGMAACSAAGAQKVVPLTVSGAFHSALMAPAAAALGEALRATPFADAQSPVIPNVTAQPETRGERLRALLSEQLTRPVLWSDSMLALRRLDGADPLEIGPGKVLMGLMRKIDRETRVTALGDKAALDAWLAGASAGAA
- a CDS encoding ketoacyl-ACP synthase III, encoding MAPRLSAQLVGTGSAVPERVLGNEELSRLVETSDEWITTRTGIKTRHIAADHERNSDFAALACERALADAGCPAETVDYVFVGTVTGDLIFPSTACLVQAKIGAHNAAAWDLSAACSGFLFGLEQAAALLETGRGRRALVVGSELLSRLTNWQDRATCVLFGDGAGAVLLEARPVDGRGILASVSRSDGRLAELLNAPQGGSAEPPTPAIIAARTNKIQMKGNEVFKHAVRNMAAAAQQTLAAAGLSAADLALFIPHQANMRIIDAIGERLAIPAERVYVNIAEYGNTSAASIPIALDEARRSGRIGPGDYVLMATFGGGLTWGATLMKL